One Panicum virgatum strain AP13 chromosome 3N, P.virgatum_v5, whole genome shotgun sequence DNA segment encodes these proteins:
- the LOC120663388 gene encoding probable serine/threonine-protein kinase WNK7 isoform X1 encodes MSGPRRCGSRRPAVVGDNTNGYVETDPTGRYGRFEELLGKGAMKSVYRGFDEERGVEVAWNQASLSDVLRTPDAVQRMYSEVQLLSTLRHDAIIGFHASWVDVPRRTFNFITELFSSGTLRSYRLRYPRVSLRAVRSWARQILRGLAYLHGHDPPVIHRDLKCDNLLVNGHQGQVKIGDLGLAAVLREAGQAARSVIGTPEFMAPEMYDEEYNELVDVYSFGMCMLEMLTLEYPYSECSNPAQIYKKVTAGKLPDAFYRVDDDEARRFIGRCLVAASKRPSAADLLLDPFLLDDHQPTLSPPAASAAPPSSTCGSSDDDVSSSIIGDDADAEAEPPRTDMTITGKLNAEEDTIFLKVQIAEETAGSNNVRNIYFPFDLVSDTATEVAEEMVKELEIRDRDPSEIAAMIEHEIQRLLPGRKQQHEYTLYAAAQDDDDENVEHPPPFYYLSSSPTSSQGSVCGAGPGCFSGPQGSAWSKDHGYYYASLSDDDDMSVHSGKYSALHYASGNEDEAQPPPEDGGGPSGYSKAQLKNTRFGPGESPRRTDTAAVENARISSSQLARQLQRQCSMSPHAGRPRRREDDDRHGRGRRMTRNRSMVDMRSQLLHWTLVEELNRRLFFNTVGAVEDIGFRAPTATPTSSSTRGRRSKDDKRHQYVLL; translated from the exons ATGTCCGGGCCACGGCGgtgcggcagccggcggccggcggtagTGGGCGACAACACCAACGGATACGTGGAGACCGATCCCACTGGTCGCTATGGCCGG TTCGAGGAGCTTCTGGGCAAGGGCGCCATGAAGTCGGTGTACCGTGGGTTCGACGAGGAGCGCGGCGTGGAGGTGGCGTGGAACCAGGCGAGCCTGAGCGACGTGCTCCGGACCCCCGACGCCGTGCAGCGCATGTACTCGGAGGTGCAGCTGCTGAGCACGCTCCGCCACGACGCCATCATCGGCTTCCACGCGTCCTGGGTGGACGTGCCCCGCCGCACCTTCAACTTCATCACCGAGCTCTTCTCCTCCGGCACGCTCCGCTCCTACCGCCTCCGGTACCCGCGCGTGAGCCTCCGCGCCGTCCGGTCGTGGGCGCGCCAGATCCTGCGCGGCCTCGCCTACCTCCACGGCCACGACCCGCCGGTCATCCACCGCGACCTCAAGTGCGACAACCTCCTGGTGAACGGGCACCAGGGCCAGGTGAAGATCGGCGACCtgggcctcgccgccgtgctccgggaggccggccaggcgGCGCGCAGCGTGATCGGGACGCCCGAGTTCATGGCGCCCGAGATGTACGACGAGGAGTACAACGAGCTGGTGGACGTCTACTCGTTCGGCATGTGCATGCTAGAGATGCTCACCCTCGAGTACCCCTACAGCGAGTGCTCCAACCCCGCGCAGATCTACAAGAAGGTCACCGCCGGAAAGCTGCCCGACGCCTTCTACCGggtggacgacgacgaggcccgACGGTTCATCGGCAGGTGCCTGGTCGCCGCCTCCAAGAGGCCGTCCGCGGCGGATCTGCTGCTCGACCCTTTCCTCCTCGACGACCATCAGCCAACATTGTCGCCGcctgctgcttctgctgctccTCCTTCTTCGACCTGCGGCAGTTCCGATGATGATGTTTCGTCGTCAATCATAGGCGATGATGCAGATGCAGAAGCAGAACCACCAAGGACTGACATGACCATCACCGGCAAGCTGAACGCCGAGGAGGACACCATCTTCCTCAAAGTACAGATCGCCGAGGAGACAGCAG GGAGTAACAATGTTCGGAACATCTACTTCCCGTTTGACCTGGTGAGCGACACGGCGACGGAGGTGGCGGAGGAGATGGTGAAGGAGCTGGAGATCAGGGACCGGGACCCATCGGAGATCGCGGCCATGATCGAGCACGAGATCCAGAGGCTGCTTCCGGGGCGAAAGCAGCAGCACGAGTACACTCTGTACGCAGCGGCACAGGATGATGACGACGAAAACGTGGAGCACCCTCCTCCTTTCTACTACCTCTCCTCTTCCCCCACCTCCTCCCAAGGCTCTGTCTGCGGAGCGGGACCCGGATGCTTCTCTGGCCCACAAGGCAGCGCCTGGTCTAAAG ATCATGGGTACTACTATGCTTCTTTAAGCGACGACGATGACATGTCCGTGCACTCCGGTAAGTACTCTGCTCTGCATTACGCCTCAGGGAATGAAGATGAGGCCCAACCACCACCTGAAGATGGAGGAGGGCCCAGTGGATACTCAAAGGCCCAGCTCAAGAACACGAGATTCGGCCCAGGAGAGAGCCCAAGAAGGACAGATACTGCTGCCGTGGAGAATGCCAGAATCAGTAGCTCCCAGCTAGCTCGGCAGCTGCAGCGACAATGCAGCATGTCACcgcacgccggccggccgcgacggcgggAGGACGACGACCGCcacgggagggggaggaggatgaCGCGGAACCGATCGATGGTGGACATGCGGAGCCAGCTGCTGCACTGGACGCTGGTGGAGGAGCTAAATCGCCGCCTCTTCTTCAACACCGTCGGCGCCGTCGAGGACATCGGATTCCGAGCGCCCACCGCCACCCCCACGTCGTCGTCGACACGCGGCAGGAGGAGCAAAGATGACAAGCGTCACCAGTACGTCTTgctttga
- the LOC120663388 gene encoding probable serine/threonine-protein kinase WNK7 isoform X2 translates to MSGPRRCGSRRPAVVGDNTNGYVETDPTGRYGRFEELLGKGAMKSVYRGFDEERGVEVAWNQASLSDVLRTPDAVQRMYSEVQLLSTLRHDAIIGFHASWVDVPRRTFNFITELFSSGTLRSYRLRYPRVSLRAVRSWARQILRGLAYLHGHDPPVIHRDLKCDNLLVNGHQGQVKIGDLGLAAVLREAGQAARSVIGTPEFMAPEMYDEEYNELVDVYSFGMCMLEMLTLEYPYSECSNPAQIYKKVTAGKLPDAFYRVDDDEARRFIGRCLVAASKRPSAADLLLDPFLLDDHQPTLSPPAASAAPPSSTCGSSDDDVSSSIIGDDADAEAEPPRTDMTITGKLNAEEDTIFLKVQIAEETAGSNNVRNIYFPFDLVSDTATEVAEEMVKELEIRDRDPSEIAAMIEHEIQRLLPGRKQQHEYTLYAAAQDDDDENVEHPPPFYYLSSSPTSSQGSVCGAGPGCFSGPQGSAWSKGNEDEAQPPPEDGGGPSGYSKAQLKNTRFGPGESPRRTDTAAVENARISSSQLARQLQRQCSMSPHAGRPRRREDDDRHGRGRRMTRNRSMVDMRSQLLHWTLVEELNRRLFFNTVGAVEDIGFRAPTATPTSSSTRGRRSKDDKRHQYVLL, encoded by the exons ATGTCCGGGCCACGGCGgtgcggcagccggcggccggcggtagTGGGCGACAACACCAACGGATACGTGGAGACCGATCCCACTGGTCGCTATGGCCGG TTCGAGGAGCTTCTGGGCAAGGGCGCCATGAAGTCGGTGTACCGTGGGTTCGACGAGGAGCGCGGCGTGGAGGTGGCGTGGAACCAGGCGAGCCTGAGCGACGTGCTCCGGACCCCCGACGCCGTGCAGCGCATGTACTCGGAGGTGCAGCTGCTGAGCACGCTCCGCCACGACGCCATCATCGGCTTCCACGCGTCCTGGGTGGACGTGCCCCGCCGCACCTTCAACTTCATCACCGAGCTCTTCTCCTCCGGCACGCTCCGCTCCTACCGCCTCCGGTACCCGCGCGTGAGCCTCCGCGCCGTCCGGTCGTGGGCGCGCCAGATCCTGCGCGGCCTCGCCTACCTCCACGGCCACGACCCGCCGGTCATCCACCGCGACCTCAAGTGCGACAACCTCCTGGTGAACGGGCACCAGGGCCAGGTGAAGATCGGCGACCtgggcctcgccgccgtgctccgggaggccggccaggcgGCGCGCAGCGTGATCGGGACGCCCGAGTTCATGGCGCCCGAGATGTACGACGAGGAGTACAACGAGCTGGTGGACGTCTACTCGTTCGGCATGTGCATGCTAGAGATGCTCACCCTCGAGTACCCCTACAGCGAGTGCTCCAACCCCGCGCAGATCTACAAGAAGGTCACCGCCGGAAAGCTGCCCGACGCCTTCTACCGggtggacgacgacgaggcccgACGGTTCATCGGCAGGTGCCTGGTCGCCGCCTCCAAGAGGCCGTCCGCGGCGGATCTGCTGCTCGACCCTTTCCTCCTCGACGACCATCAGCCAACATTGTCGCCGcctgctgcttctgctgctccTCCTTCTTCGACCTGCGGCAGTTCCGATGATGATGTTTCGTCGTCAATCATAGGCGATGATGCAGATGCAGAAGCAGAACCACCAAGGACTGACATGACCATCACCGGCAAGCTGAACGCCGAGGAGGACACCATCTTCCTCAAAGTACAGATCGCCGAGGAGACAGCAG GGAGTAACAATGTTCGGAACATCTACTTCCCGTTTGACCTGGTGAGCGACACGGCGACGGAGGTGGCGGAGGAGATGGTGAAGGAGCTGGAGATCAGGGACCGGGACCCATCGGAGATCGCGGCCATGATCGAGCACGAGATCCAGAGGCTGCTTCCGGGGCGAAAGCAGCAGCACGAGTACACTCTGTACGCAGCGGCACAGGATGATGACGACGAAAACGTGGAGCACCCTCCTCCTTTCTACTACCTCTCCTCTTCCCCCACCTCCTCCCAAGGCTCTGTCTGCGGAGCGGGACCCGGATGCTTCTCTGGCCCACAAGGCAGCGCCTGGTCTAAAG GGAATGAAGATGAGGCCCAACCACCACCTGAAGATGGAGGAGGGCCCAGTGGATACTCAAAGGCCCAGCTCAAGAACACGAGATTCGGCCCAGGAGAGAGCCCAAGAAGGACAGATACTGCTGCCGTGGAGAATGCCAGAATCAGTAGCTCCCAGCTAGCTCGGCAGCTGCAGCGACAATGCAGCATGTCACcgcacgccggccggccgcgacggcgggAGGACGACGACCGCcacgggagggggaggaggatgaCGCGGAACCGATCGATGGTGGACATGCGGAGCCAGCTGCTGCACTGGACGCTGGTGGAGGAGCTAAATCGCCGCCTCTTCTTCAACACCGTCGGCGCCGTCGAGGACATCGGATTCCGAGCGCCCACCGCCACCCCCACGTCGTCGTCGACACGCGGCAGGAGGAGCAAAGATGACAAGCGTCACCAGTACGTCTTgctttga